One Nitrospinota bacterium genomic region harbors:
- the ribD gene encoding bifunctional diaminohydroxyphosphoribosylaminopyrimidine deaminase/5-amino-6-(5-phosphoribosylamino)uracil reductase RibD, giving the protein MKSQFMERALTLAEMARGKTSPNPLVGAVIVKAGKIIAEGFHEKAGTDHAEIVALKKAKGNAKGSALYVNLEPCCHTGKTGPCTEAIIEAGIKKVVLSMRDPNPLVSGKGIAALKKAGITVLEGLLQKEAKLLNAPFEKFISQKLPYVIMKAACSLDGRIASSSGESKWISNEQSREYVHLLREQSDAIMVGLNTIIRDDPQLNVRPRKKNGKQPIRIVVDTNLKTPVDARIFHSLGGKIIVATSSDAPESRAKQLEGSGADILRLPQKENRVSLKSLMKELAKREIVTILLEGGSELYTDALTQELVDRVAIFYAPIILGGSDKYTLLQSKRKSDMTGALKILNVKKTDFGDNLLIEGDVGK; this is encoded by the coding sequence ATGAAGTCTCAGTTTATGGAGAGGGCGTTGACCCTGGCTGAAATGGCCAGGGGGAAGACCAGCCCTAATCCCCTGGTCGGAGCGGTGATAGTGAAGGCGGGGAAGATAATCGCCGAAGGTTTCCATGAAAAGGCCGGAACCGACCACGCCGAGATAGTCGCACTGAAGAAGGCAAAGGGAAACGCCAAAGGCTCGGCGCTGTATGTAAACCTTGAGCCTTGCTGTCACACCGGAAAAACCGGACCTTGCACAGAAGCGATAATTGAAGCCGGCATAAAAAAGGTTGTCCTTTCCATGCGGGATCCGAATCCGCTGGTTTCAGGAAAAGGGATCGCCGCTCTTAAAAAGGCGGGGATAACTGTCCTTGAAGGACTTTTGCAAAAGGAGGCAAAACTGCTCAATGCCCCTTTTGAAAAGTTCATCTCGCAAAAACTGCCGTATGTAATCATGAAGGCCGCATGCTCCCTCGATGGAAGGATCGCTTCCTCCAGCGGAGAATCAAAATGGATATCAAACGAACAGAGCAGGGAGTATGTCCACCTTTTGCGTGAACAGTCCGATGCGATAATGGTCGGCTTGAACACCATCATCAGGGACGATCCACAGCTGAACGTGAGGCCAAGAAAGAAAAATGGAAAACAGCCGATAAGGATCGTCGTCGACACCAATCTGAAAACACCTGTCGACGCGCGGATATTCCACTCCTTGGGCGGAAAAATCATCGTTGCCACTTCATCGGACGCCCCAGAATCGAGGGCGAAACAGCTTGAAGGGAGCGGCGCCGACATCCTCCGCCTCCCGCAAAAGGAGAACAGGGTAAGCCTTAAATCGCTGATGAAGGAACTTGCCAAAAGAGAGATAGTCACGATCCTCCTCGAAGGGGGGAGCGAACTCTATACCGACGCCCTCACACAGGAACTTGTCGACAGGGTAGCGATATTCTACGCGCCGATCATTCTTGGCGGATCCGACAAGTACACGCTTCTTCAATCCAAAAGGAAAAGCGACATGACAGGCGCCTTGAAAATACTCAACGTGAAAAAGACCGATTTCGGTGATAACCTCCTTATTGAAGGAGATGTAGGGAAATAA
- the ppdK gene encoding pyruvate, phosphate dikinase → MASRKFVYFFGPGKAQGNAGMKNLLGGKGANLAEMCNLGLPVPPGFTISTEACVFYFKNKRKWAPGLKGEISKNLALLEKSMASKFGSGEKPLLLSVRSGARASMPGMMDTVLNLGMNDATIRSMIKLTGNERFVYDSYRRFIQMFSNVVLGVGSSNFEKELTALKKHKKAKLDTDLTDSDLRGLCESYKKIVKAKTGKEFPQNPASQLEMAINAVFNSWNTQRASDYRKLYGIPETWGTAVNVQSMVFGNIGNDSGTGVAFTRDPSTGENRFFGEFLVNAQGEDVVAGIRTPLSIDGMKKVFPEAAKELITLAKKLENHYRDMLDLEFTVQNKKLYMLQARIGKRTAASAVRIAVDLVKEKKISKKEAVMRLEPVQIEQLLHKTLDPKTKLPVIAKGLPASPGAAVGKVVFSSAAARRLADQGEPPILVRYETSPEDLSGMAVSKGILTVHGGMTSHAAVVARGMGKCCISGVGEIKIAEDKDTFTVGTTAVHRGDWLTLDGSSGRVILGKAEVISPSLSGDFKTLMTWADTFRTLEVRANADTPDDAKLARGFGAKGIGLCRTEHMFFAKDRILAVREMIIADSVTERAKALKKLLPMQKKDFIGILQAMEGLPVTIRLLDPPLHEFLPKTRHAIEGVAHDMKIHVADVEKRITRLSEANPMLGHRGCRLGITYMDIYHMQVQAIYEATAELLKRGVKAKPEVMIPLVGTEKEIELCRQMVIDTAAEVQKAKKIKIPVVVGTMIELPRAAIVADKIAKHAEFFSFGTNDLTQTTLGLSRDDAGSFLPEYVDKKILPHDPFVSIDEEGVGSLMEMGLTKGRKARPGLKIGICGEHGGDPQSVTFCNNLGINYVSCSPYRIPIARLAAAQAAIVGKGNSGKRLSGST, encoded by the coding sequence ATGGCATCCAGGAAATTCGTCTATTTCTTCGGTCCCGGCAAGGCTCAAGGCAATGCCGGAATGAAAAATCTTCTTGGCGGGAAAGGGGCAAATCTTGCGGAGATGTGCAATCTCGGCCTCCCTGTTCCCCCGGGTTTTACCATTTCCACCGAAGCATGTGTCTTCTATTTCAAGAACAAACGCAAATGGGCTCCCGGCCTCAAGGGAGAAATTTCCAAAAATCTCGCGCTCCTCGAAAAGAGCATGGCTTCGAAATTCGGCTCGGGCGAAAAACCGCTCCTCCTTTCCGTAAGGTCCGGCGCGAGGGCATCCATGCCCGGGATGATGGATACGGTACTCAATCTCGGTATGAACGACGCAACTATCAGGTCGATGATAAAACTTACCGGTAACGAAAGATTTGTATACGATTCATATCGGCGCTTTATCCAGATGTTCTCCAATGTCGTGCTGGGAGTCGGCTCCTCGAACTTCGAAAAGGAGCTAACCGCGCTGAAAAAGCATAAAAAAGCAAAGCTCGATACCGACCTCACCGATTCGGACCTACGCGGTCTTTGCGAAAGCTATAAAAAGATAGTCAAAGCCAAAACAGGGAAAGAGTTTCCGCAAAATCCCGCTTCCCAGTTGGAGATGGCGATAAACGCGGTATTTAATTCCTGGAACACACAGCGCGCGAGCGACTACCGCAAGCTTTACGGGATCCCCGAAACATGGGGAACAGCCGTGAACGTTCAGTCGATGGTGTTTGGAAACATCGGAAATGATTCAGGCACGGGCGTGGCATTTACGCGCGATCCGTCCACCGGCGAGAACCGCTTCTTCGGCGAGTTCCTCGTAAACGCGCAGGGAGAGGATGTTGTCGCCGGAATTAGAACCCCCCTTTCGATTGACGGCATGAAAAAAGTTTTTCCCGAGGCGGCAAAAGAGCTTATCACCCTTGCGAAAAAACTGGAAAACCACTACAGGGATATGCTCGACCTGGAATTTACCGTTCAGAACAAAAAGCTGTACATGTTGCAGGCGCGAATCGGGAAACGTACTGCCGCCTCGGCGGTAAGGATCGCCGTTGACCTCGTAAAGGAAAAGAAGATAAGTAAAAAAGAGGCTGTCATGCGCTTGGAGCCTGTTCAGATAGAACAGCTCCTTCATAAAACCCTCGATCCGAAAACGAAACTTCCAGTGATAGCGAAAGGCCTTCCGGCATCGCCCGGAGCGGCTGTTGGGAAAGTGGTCTTTTCCTCCGCCGCCGCAAGAAGGCTGGCCGACCAGGGGGAACCGCCGATACTTGTCAGGTACGAAACTTCACCGGAAGACCTCTCCGGCATGGCGGTTTCAAAAGGTATACTCACGGTTCATGGCGGTATGACCTCCCACGCCGCCGTCGTGGCGCGAGGGATGGGCAAATGCTGCATATCCGGCGTTGGAGAGATAAAGATAGCCGAGGATAAAGACACCTTCACTGTCGGAACCACCGCTGTCCACAGAGGGGATTGGCTCACGCTTGATGGTTCATCCGGGCGCGTTATTCTCGGTAAAGCGGAAGTAATATCACCCTCCCTTTCAGGCGATTTCAAAACCCTGATGACGTGGGCCGACACCTTTAGAACCCTTGAGGTAAGGGCAAACGCCGACACCCCTGATGACGCAAAACTTGCGCGCGGTTTCGGCGCGAAAGGGATCGGGCTTTGCCGGACGGAACATATGTTTTTTGCAAAGGACAGGATACTAGCGGTCCGGGAAATGATCATCGCCGATTCCGTGACTGAGAGAGCTAAAGCGCTGAAAAAACTTTTGCCGATGCAGAAAAAGGATTTCATCGGAATACTGCAGGCTATGGAAGGGTTGCCTGTTACCATCAGGCTTCTCGACCCGCCACTGCATGAGTTCCTGCCCAAGACCAGACATGCCATCGAAGGGGTTGCCCACGATATGAAGATACATGTCGCCGACGTAGAGAAACGTATTACAAGACTCTCAGAGGCAAATCCCATGCTTGGGCACCGAGGGTGCCGGCTGGGAATCACCTATATGGACATCTACCATATGCAGGTGCAGGCGATATACGAAGCGACAGCGGAACTTTTAAAGCGTGGAGTTAAGGCCAAGCCGGAGGTCATGATTCCGCTTGTTGGAACTGAGAAGGAGATCGAACTTTGCAGACAGATGGTCATCGATACCGCTGCCGAAGTTCAAAAGGCCAAGAAGATAAAGATCCCTGTTGTCGTGGGGACCATGATAGAGCTTCCGCGCGCGGCGATCGTTGCCGATAAAATTGCCAAACACGCGGAATTCTTCTCGTTCGGTACAAACGATCTGACCCAGACAACGCTTGGCCTGAGCCGTGACGACGCGGGAAGCTTCCTGCCGGAATATGTGGACAAGAAAATCCTCCCTCACGATCCTTTTGTAAGTATCGATGAGGAAGGTGTGGGAAGCCTGATGGAAATGGGCCTTACGAAAGGGAGAAAGGCCAGACCCGGCCTGAAAATCGGTATCTGCGGCGAGCACGGCGGAGACCCACAGTCGGTTACCTTCTGCAACAATCTCGGCATCAATTACGTCAGCTGTTCGCCATACCGCATTCCGATAGCCAGGCTTGCGGCGGCGCAGGCGGCGATAGTTGGGAAAGGAAATTCCGGCAAGAGACTTTCCGGCTCAACATGA
- the glyS gene encoding glycine--tRNA ligase subunit beta, giving the protein MKKLLLEIGTEEIPASFIQPAVEKLKEIASEKLKTAHLPFTAIETVGTPRRLALFVSGLPEMQERVTRKVMGPPAKAGFDKDGKPAGAALGFAKKFGKDPKDIKTEPTPKGDYLYLDIEEGGGSSSDILKSLLPEIITSLGFPKTMRWGDYNTRFARPIRSIISILGDNLIEFNLDSLSSGRSTFGHRFLHDGRIEIKNPDSYLNELEKASVIVSPERRKEKILQGLAKVEKDTGNRVIKDDELANTIGYITEFPVAVAGTFDKSYLDLPRELLITVMKYHQKYFSMEDPSGKITNHFVAFSNIDCEDISVIRRGFERVLSARLSDARFFFDEDRKKTLSDFSRDLAGVTFQKGLGTIADKVSRIASVAQEISEIISPAKKAEVETASRLCKSDLMTSMVFEFTELQGIMGREYALAEGIDREIAIAIDEHYKPRFSGDTLPSNDIAVCVALADKIDTICGFFALGKIPSGSEDPFSLRRHALGIIRILLDGDDTLSIQRITEIALNTLPPGTVKDPGQLGADILSFFKGRLKSEFSGMAIPYDVVDAVVEADFTNLPDTLKRATALAEMKKEEYSESLSITFKRAANIVEKHKAHKIDESLLEEETEKRLYEALIGCEKKLKPLIDAKNFSAVLQEIASIRPSLDAFFDSVMVMVENDIIRQNRLSLLRRVVILFERIADFSRLVFSA; this is encoded by the coding sequence ATGAAAAAGCTGCTTCTCGAGATTGGAACTGAAGAAATTCCCGCCTCATTCATCCAGCCTGCGGTTGAAAAATTAAAGGAGATCGCTTCTGAAAAATTAAAGACGGCGCATCTCCCTTTCACCGCGATAGAAACCGTCGGCACTCCGAGGCGCCTCGCGCTCTTCGTATCGGGCCTCCCGGAAATGCAAGAGAGAGTTACAAGGAAGGTAATGGGTCCGCCAGCAAAGGCAGGATTCGATAAGGACGGGAAACCGGCAGGAGCCGCGCTTGGATTTGCGAAAAAATTCGGCAAAGATCCTAAAGATATTAAAACAGAGCCTACTCCGAAAGGGGACTATCTCTATTTAGACATAGAGGAAGGGGGCGGTTCATCTTCGGATATCCTTAAAAGCCTCCTTCCTGAGATCATCACATCTCTTGGCTTTCCGAAGACAATGCGCTGGGGGGATTACAATACCCGTTTCGCACGCCCCATACGCTCCATCATTTCGATCCTTGGAGACAATCTCATAGAGTTCAACCTGGACTCCCTCTCATCAGGGAGATCGACTTTCGGTCACAGATTTCTTCACGATGGCAGGATTGAAATAAAGAATCCCGATTCATATCTCAATGAGCTTGAAAAAGCCTCCGTAATCGTTTCACCTGAAAGAAGAAAGGAAAAGATACTTCAGGGACTTGCAAAAGTTGAAAAAGACACTGGCAACAGGGTCATAAAGGACGACGAACTCGCAAACACCATCGGGTACATCACAGAGTTTCCTGTGGCGGTCGCCGGAACATTCGACAAAAGCTACCTCGACCTTCCGCGTGAGCTCCTCATAACAGTGATGAAATACCATCAGAAATATTTCAGCATGGAAGATCCCTCCGGAAAGATAACAAACCATTTCGTCGCTTTCAGCAATATCGACTGCGAGGATATCTCGGTAATAAGAAGGGGTTTCGAAAGGGTGCTCTCCGCAAGGTTAAGCGACGCGAGATTCTTCTTCGATGAAGACAGGAAGAAGACGCTTTCCGATTTTTCCAGGGATCTCGCCGGCGTCACGTTCCAGAAAGGCCTTGGAACAATCGCCGACAAGGTTTCAAGAATAGCCTCGGTCGCGCAAGAAATATCGGAAATAATCTCTCCCGCAAAGAAAGCAGAAGTAGAAACAGCTTCCAGGCTCTGCAAATCCGATCTTATGACCTCCATGGTTTTCGAATTCACGGAGCTACAGGGGATCATGGGACGGGAATACGCCCTGGCCGAAGGTATTGACAGGGAGATCGCCATCGCTATCGACGAACATTATAAACCACGCTTTTCAGGTGACACCCTGCCGTCGAATGATATCGCCGTATGCGTGGCCCTCGCAGACAAGATAGACACGATTTGCGGCTTCTTCGCGCTCGGCAAGATACCGTCTGGCTCGGAGGACCCCTTCTCTCTCCGCCGGCACGCGCTCGGCATCATCAGGATCCTGCTCGACGGTGACGACACTCTTTCTATACAACGCATTACCGAGATCGCCCTGAATACGCTCCCCCCAGGAACCGTCAAGGATCCCGGCCAGTTGGGAGCCGACATCCTCTCCTTTTTCAAAGGAAGGCTCAAATCGGAGTTTTCAGGGATGGCTATCCCCTACGACGTAGTCGATGCCGTGGTGGAGGCGGACTTCACCAACCTCCCCGACACCCTGAAACGCGCGACCGCTCTTGCCGAAATGAAAAAGGAAGAGTACAGCGAATCGCTCTCAATAACTTTCAAGCGCGCCGCGAACATCGTTGAGAAGCACAAGGCGCACAAGATAGATGAATCCCTTCTCGAGGAAGAGACCGAAAAGAGACTCTATGAAGCCTTGATAGGGTGTGAAAAGAAGCTGAAGCCGCTTATCGACGCAAAGAACTTCAGCGCGGTATTGCAGGAGATCGCGTCGATAAGACCGTCTCTTGACGCGTTTTTTGATTCCGTAATGGTGATGGTTGAAAATGATATAATTAGGCAAAACAGGCTATCCCTTCTCAGGCGAGTTGTAATTCTATTTGAGAGGATAGCTGACTTTTCGAGGTTGGTTTTTTCAGCTTAA
- a CDS encoding c-type cytochrome yields MKKYIAPILGVFSMLIFSPHTALATTDGKALYKKNCAMCHHIDRIGHTAPPLFPDYISKNNKPSKSNPLRLEEVIRDGLPATQMPGFGKKLSNDEIKMVAEHILLPAGEVHWSAKDITKSLKKLKPGKGGKVTAQKENITLVMEKGKNSLALLDGNDLSEISRFYVGDVHGGPKFSYKLDKIYAAARNGLITKYDIPTLTTELTVRAGIYLRSLAVSFDDRIIAVANNLPRNIVFFSAKDMKPVHTLETPGSIGGFYSIAGLDKFICSFRDIPELWMIESKGDFKVSKYKLPQPFEDFSISPMGNLILGTKRGGDELYIYDYNSFKLLATIPTDGLPHLASATFWQKGGELFAGVNHILKPKLTVLSLTNLKVVAEVPLSSPGFFVRTHFATEWLWVDTYGEEIVLVAKDDLKKTKILKPHPGKNVLHIEFTREGEYALITVLGEDGEVVAYNTKTLEITKRLPFNDAMGKYNATNKTYPLYSMSDRGADVKGKDVYDKYCMGCHHQTLEAFAPSFSEIASKRTAGEIKTHIASPKISATRLGYNKSSMSKIKLSSNELNDIVDYVLSFKGIGG; encoded by the coding sequence TTGAAAAAGTATATTGCGCCGATATTGGGCGTTTTCTCCATGTTGATATTCTCTCCGCATACAGCATTGGCGACAACGGACGGAAAGGCCCTCTACAAGAAAAACTGCGCCATGTGTCATCACATCGACAGGATAGGGCATACTGCTCCTCCGCTCTTCCCGGACTACATTTCAAAAAACAACAAACCGTCCAAGAGCAATCCGCTGAGGCTGGAAGAGGTCATAAGGGACGGATTGCCGGCGACGCAGATGCCCGGATTTGGAAAAAAGCTGTCCAATGATGAAATAAAAATGGTCGCGGAGCATATTCTCCTCCCCGCAGGCGAGGTGCATTGGAGCGCCAAGGATATTACGAAAAGCCTGAAGAAATTGAAACCTGGCAAGGGGGGAAAGGTCACGGCGCAAAAAGAGAATATTACGCTTGTTATGGAGAAAGGGAAGAACAGCCTGGCGCTTCTGGATGGAAACGATCTTTCGGAGATATCAAGATTCTATGTTGGCGATGTGCATGGCGGTCCGAAATTCTCATATAAGCTTGACAAGATATACGCCGCCGCCCGCAATGGGCTGATAACAAAATACGATATCCCTACGCTTACGACAGAATTGACCGTTCGCGCGGGGATATACCTCAGGTCGCTGGCGGTTTCATTCGACGACAGGATAATTGCCGTTGCCAACAACCTCCCGCGCAATATTGTCTTTTTCAGCGCGAAGGATATGAAACCTGTTCACACGCTGGAGACCCCCGGCAGTATCGGCGGATTCTATTCCATTGCAGGCCTCGACAAGTTCATCTGTTCTTTCCGCGACATACCCGAACTCTGGATGATAGAGAGCAAAGGTGATTTCAAGGTAAGCAAATACAAACTGCCGCAACCGTTTGAGGATTTTTCGATAAGCCCCATGGGGAATCTGATACTCGGGACTAAGAGAGGCGGCGATGAACTATATATATATGATTACAATTCATTCAAACTCCTTGCCACTATTCCAACGGACGGATTGCCGCACCTCGCTTCGGCAACCTTCTGGCAAAAAGGGGGAGAGCTGTTTGCCGGTGTGAACCATATATTGAAGCCCAAGCTGACTGTATTGTCCCTCACGAACCTAAAGGTGGTGGCTGAGGTGCCTCTTTCGTCGCCGGGATTTTTCGTGCGCACGCATTTCGCAACCGAATGGCTCTGGGTGGATACCTATGGAGAAGAGATAGTATTGGTCGCCAAGGATGATCTGAAAAAAACGAAAATATTAAAACCGCATCCTGGCAAGAATGTTTTGCACATCGAATTTACCCGGGAGGGGGAGTATGCCCTGATAACGGTTTTGGGCGAAGATGGCGAAGTTGTGGCATACAACACGAAAACGCTGGAGATAACGAAAAGACTCCCCTTTAATGATGCGATGGGGAAATATAACGCGACCAACAAGACGTATCCGCTCTATTCGATGAGCGACAGGGGCGCTGACGTGAAAGGGAAGGATGTTTATGACAAATACTGCATGGGTTGCCACCATCAGACACTTGAGGCCTTTGCTCCATCTTTTTCGGAAATAGCTTCCAAAAGAACGGCGGGCGAGATCAAGACCCATATCGCCTCCCCGAAAATAAGCGCCACCAGATTGGGTTATAATAAAAGCTCAATGAGCAAGATAAAACTATCGTCCAATGAACTTAATGACATAGTTGATTATGTATTGAGTTTCAAGGGCATTGGCGGATAG
- a CDS encoding radical SAM protein produces the protein MFRLTTNLKRLKNGQPVAKRTGPRTDVAPMVIWNLTRTCNLECVHCYASSKQRDYTGEVTTEQAFDVLEQLKEARCNTLVLSGGEPLYREDLFKIAQRAKELGFYLALSSNGTMIEEKEAELLKTSGFDYIGVSLDGIGALHDKFRRMDGAFDLALRGLKLCRDKGLRTGVRFTLTKMNQADLPRMFELVEKNRIDKIYISHLVFSGRGIENSCEALEPERTREAVAMVIEKALYYVENNIPIEVVTGNNDADAVFFFMEYTAKNPANGEKLLTMLENWGGNNAGLGVANIDPLGEVHPDPLMSGVKLGNIKNERFGKIWYQSENPVLNRLRERPRPLLGRCGKCEWIKICGGNSRTRSERAAGDLMASDPACYLTDEEIFQQATGISTSCNC, from the coding sequence ATGTTCAGGCTTACGACAAATCTTAAAAGGTTGAAGAATGGACAGCCGGTAGCTAAAAGGACCGGGCCGAGAACAGACGTGGCCCCAATGGTTATCTGGAATCTGACGCGCACCTGCAACCTCGAATGTGTGCATTGCTATGCCTCTTCAAAACAGAGGGACTACACGGGGGAAGTCACTACCGAACAGGCCTTTGACGTCCTTGAGCAATTAAAGGAAGCACGGTGCAACACGCTGGTGCTTTCCGGCGGCGAGCCTCTCTACAGGGAGGATCTTTTCAAAATTGCACAGCGTGCCAAGGAGCTTGGCTTCTACCTCGCGCTTTCCAGCAACGGAACGATGATAGAGGAGAAAGAGGCTGAATTGCTCAAAACATCCGGATTCGACTATATCGGGGTGAGCCTTGACGGAATAGGGGCTCTTCACGACAAGTTCAGAAGGATGGACGGCGCATTTGACCTTGCTTTGCGAGGGCTGAAACTCTGCAGGGACAAGGGGCTGAGGACAGGAGTGAGATTCACCCTTACTAAAATGAACCAGGCCGATCTTCCGAGGATGTTTGAACTTGTAGAAAAAAACAGGATAGACAAGATTTACATATCCCATCTTGTTTTCTCGGGCAGGGGCATTGAGAACAGCTGTGAAGCGCTTGAGCCGGAGCGGACAAGGGAAGCTGTTGCCATGGTGATTGAAAAGGCGCTCTATTATGTGGAAAACAACATTCCTATTGAGGTGGTAACAGGGAACAACGATGCTGACGCGGTTTTCTTCTTCATGGAGTACACCGCAAAAAATCCGGCGAACGGCGAGAAGCTTTTAACGATGCTGGAAAATTGGGGGGGGAACAACGCCGGGCTTGGCGTGGCGAATATTGACCCTCTGGGAGAAGTTCATCCTGACCCGCTTATGAGCGGAGTGAAGCTTGGAAACATAAAGAATGAGCGGTTTGGCAAAATATGGTATCAAAGCGAGAATCCCGTTTTAAACCGTCTTAGAGAGAGACCCCGCCCGCTTCTTGGCAGGTGCGGAAAATGCGAATGGATAAAGATATGCGGCGGTAATTCCCGCACAAGGTCCGAGCGTGCGGCCGGGGATCTGATGGCAAGTGATCCTGCATGCTACCTGACGGACGAAGAGATATTTCAGCAGGCTACAGGAATCAGCACTTCATGCAACTGTTAA
- a CDS encoding protein nirF, with amino-acid sequence MQLLRVLAALILLATQPFTASAGEWGTGALMVVIERETGSVAVIDSANDHKFLGRVEGLGVLHHASIVFSRDGRYAYVVSRDSILSKIDLINLKVAAQVKTGESAVGLALSQDGKFIAISNYKPGNIVIVSDETFKIAKTINADKSKTVGMVDAPDDMFIVSLMDANAIWIIDAGKKDFPVVKKFTDIGEKPYDALLTPDGRYYMAGLFHSPWVTMIDLWNPEKITKIPLPVPKGMEDKPPVLKIPHLEGWIMAEDKLFAPVVGGSGLAVIDRETWTSKRFIETLAHPIFAMARPDMQQIWTNYVMGDFHDKVEVIDVKTEKVIKTLTPGNKIFHMHFTPKGREIYISSNGDNKVLVYDTKNFKKIKEIPVKNPSGVFCSSRLSQFGL; translated from the coding sequence ATGCAACTGTTAAGGGTCCTGGCGGCATTAATCCTGCTCGCCACTCAGCCTTTCACCGCCTCCGCGGGTGAGTGGGGCACCGGCGCCCTTATGGTGGTGATAGAGAGAGAGACCGGGTCGGTAGCTGTAATAGATTCCGCTAACGACCATAAATTCCTGGGAAGAGTTGAGGGCCTTGGCGTGCTTCACCACGCGTCCATAGTCTTTTCCCGCGACGGCAGGTATGCCTATGTCGTGAGCCGCGATTCCATTCTGAGCAAGATCGACCTTATAAATTTGAAGGTCGCCGCGCAGGTCAAGACGGGTGAAAGCGCCGTTGGTCTCGCGCTTTCGCAGGACGGCAAATTTATCGCCATAAGCAACTACAAGCCGGGGAACATTGTTATCGTTTCGGACGAGACATTCAAGATAGCAAAGACGATCAATGCTGATAAATCGAAAACGGTAGGGATGGTAGACGCACCGGACGACATGTTTATCGTCTCGCTCATGGACGCGAATGCCATTTGGATAATAGATGCCGGCAAGAAGGATTTTCCGGTCGTGAAGAAGTTTACCGATATTGGAGAGAAACCGTACGATGCTCTCCTTACCCCTGACGGAAGGTATTACATGGCAGGGCTGTTTCATTCGCCGTGGGTGACAATGATCGATCTGTGGAACCCGGAAAAAATAACAAAGATCCCGTTGCCTGTACCGAAAGGGATGGAGGACAAGCCTCCGGTTCTGAAGATACCCCATCTTGAGGGGTGGATAATGGCGGAAGACAAGCTCTTCGCTCCCGTGGTGGGGGGATCAGGTCTGGCGGTAATCGACCGGGAAACATGGACGTCCAAGCGGTTCATCGAGACCCTGGCCCATCCCATTTTCGCCATGGCACGTCCAGATATGCAGCAGATATGGACAAACTACGTCATGGGTGATTTTCACGACAAGGTTGAGGTAATCGACGTCAAGACTGAGAAAGTTATTAAAACCCTGACCCCCGGGAACAAGATATTTCATATGCACTTTACGCCGAAAGGGAGGGAGATATATATCTCTTCCAACGGCGACAACAAGGTACTCGTCTACGATACCAAGAACTTCAAGAAGATAAAGGAGATACCTGTAAAAAACCCATCAGGGGTATTTTGCAGTTCCAGACTTTCCCAGTTTGGATTGTAA